ttggaaaaaggctgcaatgaaacaaagagtgaaaaatttaaaggggtctgaatactttccgtacccactgtatgtgaaGAAATGAGGTTCAATGTTAGACCCCCTGTttaatgtaagtgtgtgtgtgtgtgtgtgtgtgtgtgtgtctctgtgtaacTTACGGGTCCTCTGGTGGTCCTGGGTCCTCTGGTTTTCCTGGGTCCTCTGGTGGTCCTGGGTCCTCTGGTGGTCCTGGGTCCTCTGGTTTTCCTGGGTCCTCTGGTTTTCCTGGGTCCTCTGGTTTTCCTGGGTCCTCTGGTTTTCCTGGGTCCTCTGGTGGTCCTTGGTCCTCTGGCGGTCCTGGGTCTCTCGGTGGTCCTGGGTCTCCCGTTGGTTCCGGGTCTCCCGGTGGTTCCGGGTCTCCCGGTGGTTCCGGGTCTCCCGGTACAGGCGGGCCACGCGCTCCACCAGCTCCGACTTCTCACAGCATCCGGAGTAGCTGACGAAGTTCTGGGCCAGGATCTCCTTCAGCTGGCGGACGGACAAGTCCTCCACGTCTTGGAGACTGGAGACGTCCGACAGAGACGCCCGGCGCCGCGTCGGAGGACTGACCTGGGGGACGAGAGGACGAGGAgacagtgaggaagaggagagaggggaagtgaggaagaggaagtgacAAAATGCTtcacttcacaataaaagacccaaaggaaaacataaatagaatataaatataatatactatatgtaaTCAGCCATAAAACCCCAAACTGATTCTGACTGGCTAACGAGGCTCGAGCTTCaagtgattctgattggctaacgagGCTCGAGCTTCAggtgattctgattggctaacgagGCTCGAGCTTCAggtgattctgattggctaacgagGTTTGAGCTTCAggtgattctgattggctaacgagGTTTGAGGTTCCcgtgattctgattggctaacgagGCTTGAGCTTCAggtgattctgattggctaacgagGTTTGAGGTTCCcgtgattctgattggctaacgagGTTTGAGGTTCCcgtgattctgattggctaacgagGTTTGAGGTTCCcgtgattctgattggctaacgagAGTCCTTGTCACACTGCCCCCTACAGGGGTGGCGTGCTGCTGGCGGACGTGTCCTCTACTGCTGGACCACGTCACCTGATGCGATGACATCACCTCCGGAGAGCGCTCGCCGGCGTCCAGGTTCAGCAGAGACTCGGACGCCGCGTCCCCGGAGTCCtgcaccacagaagaagaaatacaCAGCTCACGTAAAAAACCATAGAAATAGAAACCGATGTTCCATCAAAACTCATTCAAGTTACTGAGtaactgtctctctgtctctgtctgtctctctgtctctctgtctctctctgtctctctgtctctgtctgtctctctgtctctgtctgtgtctgtctctctgtctctgtctctctgtctctgtctgtctctctgtctctgtctgtctctctgtctctgtctgtctctctgtctctgtctgtctctctgtctctgtgtctctctgtctctgtgtctctctgtctctctgtctctgtctctgtctctgtctctctgtctctctgtctctgtctgtctctctgtctctctgtctctgtgtctctctgtctctgtctgtctctctgtctctgtctctgtctgtctctc
This portion of the Etheostoma cragini isolate CJK2018 unplaced genomic scaffold, CSU_Ecrag_1.0 ScbMSFa_4473, whole genome shotgun sequence genome encodes:
- the LOC117941148 gene encoding E3 ubiquitin-protein ligase RNF34-like; the encoded protein is MCSDCRKTFCSACSELQDDVRLCSVCRLLRATAFRRQRLMRLRVRELRQYLLLRGVSTETCREKEDLVELVLCHHGNQDEEDARSPQGQPISRSDSSDTNQDSGDAASESLLNLDAGERSPEVSPPTRRRASLSDVSSLQDVEDLSVRQLKEILAQNFVSYSGCCEKSELVERVARLYRETRNHRETRNHRETRNQRETQDHRETQDRQRTKDHQRTQENQRTQENQRTQENQRTQENQRTQDHQRTQDHQRTQENQRTQDHQRT